In Synechococcus sp. RS9909, one genomic interval encodes:
- a CDS encoding SIS domain-containing protein, producing MSALTRCLQEEAAAIAAAAERLSGEQVEGALALLERCADRKAKLVITGVGKSGIVARKIAATFSSIGLMALYLNPLDALHGDLGVVAPDDVCLLLSNSGETSELLEVLPHLKRRGTARIALVGRAESSLARGSDVVLEASVDREVCPLNLAPTASTAVAMAIGDALAAVWMERRGISPADFALNHPAGSLGKQLTMTVADLMVPAAQLAPLRPTTPLPEVIGRLTQGAIGSGWVEDPQQAGRLIGLITDGDLRRALRNHGSERWASLTAADLMTADPITVAADLLAVEALQRMEHNRRKPIGVLPVVDTSDRLQGLLRLHDLVQAGLA from the coding sequence TTGTCTGCCCTCACCCGTTGTCTGCAGGAAGAGGCGGCCGCCATCGCCGCCGCCGCTGAACGCCTGAGCGGTGAGCAGGTGGAAGGGGCCCTTGCCCTGCTCGAACGCTGCGCCGACCGCAAGGCCAAGTTGGTGATCACCGGCGTGGGCAAGAGCGGCATCGTGGCGCGCAAGATCGCCGCCACCTTCTCCTCGATCGGCCTGATGGCCCTCTACCTCAACCCCCTCGATGCCCTGCACGGCGATCTAGGGGTGGTGGCCCCCGACGACGTCTGCCTGCTGCTCTCCAACAGCGGCGAAACCAGCGAACTGCTGGAGGTGCTGCCCCACCTGAAGCGGCGCGGCACCGCCCGCATCGCCCTGGTGGGTCGGGCTGAGTCCTCCCTCGCCCGCGGCAGCGACGTGGTGCTGGAGGCCTCGGTGGATCGGGAAGTGTGCCCCCTCAACCTCGCCCCCACCGCCAGCACGGCGGTGGCGATGGCGATCGGTGATGCCCTGGCGGCGGTGTGGATGGAGCGGCGCGGCATCTCCCCCGCCGATTTCGCCCTCAACCACCCGGCCGGCTCCCTGGGCAAACAGCTCACCATGACCGTGGCCGACCTGATGGTGCCCGCAGCCCAACTGGCTCCTCTCCGGCCCACCACCCCTCTGCCCGAGGTGATTGGCCGCCTCACCCAGGGGGCGATCGGCAGCGGCTGGGTGGAGGATCCCCAGCAGGCGGGCCGATTGATCGGCCTGATCACCGACGGCGACCTGCGTCGCGCCCTGCGCAACCACGGCAGCGAGCGCTGGGCCAGCCTCACCGCCGCCGACCTGATGACCGCCGATCCGATCACCGTGGCCGCCGATCTGCTGGCGGTGGAGGCGCTGCAGCGCATGGAACACAACCGGCGCAAACCGATCGGGGTGCTGCCGGTGGTGGATACCAGCGACCGGCTGCAGGGGCTGCTGCGGCTGCACGATCTGGTGCAGGCGGGGCTGGCCTGA